A single genomic interval of Streptomyces sp. NBC_00663 harbors:
- the pgl gene encoding 6-phosphogluconolactonase, whose protein sequence is MSTPQLVVHRDKELMAQAAAARLITKIVDAQASRGYASVVLTGGRNGNGLLAALAAAPARDAVDWGRLDLWWGDERFLPEGDPDRNVTQAREALLDAVPLDPKRVHAMPASDGPHGADVDAAAASYAEELARAAGPENHGSVPTFDVLMLGVGPDTHVASLFPELPAVRETDRTVVGVRGAPKPPPTRVTLTLPAIRAAREVWLLAAGEDKAQAAAIALSGAGEIQAPAAGAQGRSRTLWLLDAAAASQLPRSLYPPASS, encoded by the coding sequence GTGAGCACTCCGCAGCTGGTCGTGCACCGCGACAAGGAGCTGATGGCGCAGGCCGCCGCGGCCCGCCTGATCACGAAGATCGTGGACGCGCAGGCCTCCCGGGGCTACGCGTCCGTGGTCCTCACGGGCGGGCGCAACGGCAACGGTCTGCTGGCCGCGCTGGCGGCGGCGCCCGCGAGGGACGCCGTCGACTGGGGCCGGCTCGACCTGTGGTGGGGGGACGAGCGCTTCCTGCCCGAGGGCGACCCGGACCGCAATGTCACGCAGGCCCGCGAGGCCCTGCTGGACGCGGTGCCGCTCGACCCGAAGCGGGTGCACGCCATGCCCGCCTCGGACGGCCCGCACGGCGCCGACGTGGACGCGGCGGCGGCCTCGTACGCGGAGGAACTCGCCCGTGCGGCGGGCCCGGAGAACCACGGTTCGGTGCCGACCTTCGACGTCCTGATGCTGGGCGTCGGCCCGGACACGCACGTGGCGTCGCTGTTCCCCGAGCTCCCCGCGGTCCGGGAAACGGATCGTACGGTGGTCGGTGTGCGCGGCGCCCCGAAGCCCCCGCCGACCCGGGTCACCCTCACCCTGCCCGCCATCCGCGCCGCCCGCGAGGTCTGGCTCCTGGCGGCGGGCGAGGACAAGGCCCAGGCCGCGGCGATCGCCCTGTCGGGCGCGGGCGAGATCCAGGCCCCGGCGGCAGGCGCACAGGGCCGCTCCCGCACCCTGTGGCTCCTGGACGCGGCAGCGGCCTCACAACTGCCGCGCTCGCTGTACCCGCCGGCATCGTCCTGA
- the pgi gene encoding glucose-6-phosphate isomerase, which yields MNADGRTRLNQTPEWTALAKHREELGEVRLRELFAADPGRGAGYTLQVGDLHIDYSKHLVTDETLRLLGELAAATDVFGLRDAMFRGERINTTEGRAVLHTALRAAPDAVVEVDGENVVPQVHAVLDKMAGFADRVRSGEWTGHTGKRIRNVVNIGIGGSDLGPAMAYEVLRAYTDRDLTVRFVSNVDGADLHEATRDLDAAETLFVIASKTFTTIETITNATSAREWLLDELKAGQEAVARHFVALSTNAEKVADFGIDTANMFEFWDWVGGRYSYDSAIGLSLMIAIGPDRFREMLDGFRIVDEHFRTAPAESNVPLLLGLLGIWYGNFHDAQSHAVLPYSHYLSKFTAYLQQLDMESNGKSVQRDGRPVDWQTGPVVWGTPGTNGQHAYYQLIHQGTKLIPADFIGFAEPVAELSEGLKAQHDLLMANFFAQTQALAFGKTPDEVRGEGVPEELVAHKTFQGNHPTTTILARELTPSVLGQLIALYEHKVFVQGAVWNIDSFDQWGVELGKVLAKRVEPALTEGADVPGLDDSTRALVAKYRELRGR from the coding sequence ATGAACGCAGACGGCCGTACCAGGCTCAACCAGACGCCCGAGTGGACCGCTCTGGCCAAGCACCGTGAGGAACTCGGCGAGGTGCGGCTGCGCGAGCTGTTCGCCGCAGACCCCGGGCGCGGCGCCGGCTACACGCTCCAGGTCGGCGACCTGCACATCGACTACTCCAAGCACCTGGTCACCGACGAGACCCTGCGGCTGCTGGGGGAACTGGCCGCCGCGACGGACGTCTTCGGGCTGCGGGACGCCATGTTCCGCGGCGAGAGGATCAACACCACCGAGGGCCGGGCGGTCCTGCACACCGCGCTGCGGGCAGCGCCGGACGCGGTGGTCGAGGTCGACGGGGAGAACGTCGTCCCGCAGGTGCACGCCGTTCTCGACAAGATGGCCGGCTTCGCCGACCGGGTGCGCTCGGGCGAGTGGACCGGCCACACCGGCAAGCGCATCAGGAACGTCGTCAACATCGGCATCGGCGGCTCCGACCTAGGTCCGGCGATGGCGTACGAGGTACTGCGCGCCTACACCGACCGCGACCTCACCGTCCGCTTCGTGTCGAACGTCGACGGTGCCGACCTGCACGAGGCCACCCGTGACCTGGACGCGGCGGAGACACTGTTCGTCATCGCGTCCAAGACCTTCACCACCATCGAGACGATCACCAACGCGACCTCGGCGCGGGAGTGGCTGCTCGATGAGCTGAAGGCCGGCCAGGAAGCCGTCGCCCGGCACTTCGTGGCTCTGTCCACCAACGCCGAGAAGGTCGCCGACTTCGGCATCGACACGGCCAACATGTTCGAGTTCTGGGACTGGGTCGGCGGGCGGTACTCCTACGACTCGGCGATCGGCCTCTCCTTGATGATCGCCATCGGCCCGGACCGCTTCCGCGAGATGCTCGACGGCTTCCGCATCGTCGACGAGCACTTCCGCACCGCCCCCGCCGAGTCCAACGTGCCGCTGCTTCTTGGCCTGTTGGGCATCTGGTACGGCAACTTCCACGACGCCCAGTCGCATGCGGTGCTGCCGTACAGCCACTACCTGTCCAAGTTCACCGCCTACCTCCAGCAGCTGGACATGGAGTCCAACGGCAAGTCGGTGCAGCGCGACGGCCGGCCCGTGGACTGGCAGACCGGTCCCGTGGTGTGGGGCACGCCCGGCACCAACGGGCAGCACGCGTACTACCAGTTGATCCACCAGGGCACCAAGCTCATCCCGGCGGACTTCATCGGCTTCGCCGAGCCGGTGGCCGAGCTGAGCGAGGGGCTCAAGGCGCAGCACGACCTGCTGATGGCCAACTTCTTCGCGCAGACACAGGCGTTGGCCTTCGGTAAGACGCCGGACGAGGTGCGGGGCGAGGGGGTGCCGGAGGAGCTGGTGGCCCACAAGACCTTCCAGGGCAACCACCCGACGACGACGATCCTCGCCCGTGAGCTGACGCCGTCCGTGCTCGGCCAGTTGATCGCGCTGTACGAGCACAAGGTGTTCGTGCAGGGCGCCGTCTGGAACATCGACTCCTTCGACCAGTGGGGCGTCGAACTGGGCAAGGTACTCGCCAAGCGGGTCGAACCGGCGCTCACGGAGGGCGCGGACGTGCCGGGTCTGGACGACTCGACCCGGGCCCTGGTCGCCAAGTACCGGGAGCTGCGCGGCCGGTAG
- a CDS encoding DUF3824 domain-containing protein — protein MAGSQGSWTGGSLTARDLLKPKHAARAAFHPAWIPESIDPAVEQLKKIRLIAGTIAAVGVYTFVEGGFAFDEMLENMLTASVVLLFITPLTVGVMLLVWKRHGDIRSLKPPLFNSLKLLLLFVGSIVLTVVLLQSTTAAGFFLLLLAPMVIWLAVFVGRGAWHVGANFFGTAGVHRCLPPLLATVTTWLMALPDLFTGDLHGLSLGMGVLFILGAPLTVTGIALMEMRRLDQRYGIRLAAHPAAQAPPVPPMPPMPPQTPPTPPYVPPQGNPYGNPYGPGPGQPYNPGNPYGPPAGNPYNQGNPYGPGPYGS, from the coding sequence GTGGCTGGTTCGCAAGGCAGTTGGACAGGTGGCTCGCTGACGGCGAGAGATCTGCTGAAGCCGAAGCACGCGGCACGGGCCGCGTTTCATCCGGCGTGGATCCCGGAGTCCATCGACCCGGCCGTGGAGCAGCTCAAGAAGATCCGTCTCATCGCCGGGACGATCGCCGCGGTCGGCGTCTACACCTTCGTGGAGGGCGGCTTCGCCTTCGACGAGATGCTGGAGAACATGCTGACGGCGTCCGTCGTCCTGCTGTTCATCACGCCGCTGACGGTCGGCGTCATGCTCCTGGTGTGGAAGCGGCACGGCGACATCCGGTCGTTGAAACCGCCGTTGTTCAACTCGCTGAAGCTGCTGCTGCTCTTCGTCGGGTCGATCGTGCTCACGGTCGTGCTGTTGCAGTCGACGACCGCCGCGGGATTCTTCCTGCTGCTGCTCGCCCCGATGGTGATCTGGCTGGCGGTCTTCGTCGGACGCGGTGCCTGGCACGTGGGCGCGAACTTCTTCGGCACCGCCGGTGTGCACCGCTGTCTGCCGCCGCTGCTGGCCACGGTCACCACCTGGCTGATGGCCCTGCCCGACCTCTTCACGGGCGACCTGCACGGCCTGAGCCTCGGGATGGGCGTCCTGTTCATCCTGGGCGCACCCCTGACGGTCACGGGCATCGCGCTGATGGAGATGCGACGACTGGACCAGCGCTACGGCATCCGCCTGGCGGCCCACCCGGCCGCGCAGGCGCCGCCCGTCCCGCCGATGCCACCGATGCCGCCCCAGACCCCTCCGACGCCGCCGTACGTGCCGCCGCAGGGGAACCCGTACGGCAACCCGTACGGGCCGGGTCCGGGGCAGCCGTACAACCCCGGGAACCCGTACGGCCCGCCCGCCGGGAACCCCTACAACCAGGGCAATCCCTACGGCCCAGGACCGTACGGCTCCTGA
- the opcA gene encoding glucose-6-phosphate dehydrogenase assembly protein OpcA: MKTDLTDTTASKINKALVKGRRAIGTPAVGMVLTLVIVTDEENAYDALRAANDASREHPSRTLVVIKRVSRSPRDRTQSRLDAEVRVGADAGTGETVVLRLYGDVVHHAQSVVLPLLLPDAPVVVWWPVDAPLDPAKDPLGALAQRRVTDTYASEQPVRDLGARADAYTPGDTDLSWTRITPWRSMLAAALDQVTVDVKGVEVEGEEFNPSCELLAMWLADRLDVPVKRSLSNGPGLTAVRMDTSHGPIVLDRADGALATLSIEGQPDRAVALKRRETAELIAEELRRLDPDDTYASALRFGVEKLNPAPVPAVVEEAPAPPKKTAVKRAPAKKAAAK, translated from the coding sequence ATGAAGACAGACCTCACGGACACCACCGCCAGCAAGATCAACAAGGCGCTGGTCAAGGGCCGTCGGGCCATCGGCACCCCGGCCGTCGGCATGGTGCTCACGCTGGTCATCGTCACGGACGAGGAGAACGCGTACGACGCCCTGAGGGCCGCCAACGACGCGTCGCGCGAGCACCCCTCGCGCACGCTGGTGGTCATCAAGCGCGTCTCGCGCTCACCCCGCGACCGTACGCAGTCCCGCCTGGACGCCGAGGTGCGGGTGGGCGCGGACGCGGGCACCGGCGAGACGGTCGTGCTGCGGCTGTACGGCGACGTCGTCCACCACGCCCAGTCGGTGGTCCTGCCGCTGCTGCTGCCGGACGCCCCGGTGGTCGTCTGGTGGCCGGTGGACGCGCCCCTCGACCCGGCGAAGGACCCGCTGGGCGCGCTCGCCCAGCGCCGGGTCACCGACACCTACGCCTCCGAGCAGCCGGTACGGGACCTGGGCGCCCGCGCCGACGCCTACACGCCCGGCGACACCGACCTGTCCTGGACCCGCATCACGCCCTGGCGCTCGATGCTGGCGGCGGCCCTCGACCAGGTCACCGTGGACGTCAAGGGCGTCGAGGTGGAGGGCGAGGAGTTCAACCCGAGCTGTGAGCTGCTTGCCATGTGGCTCGCGGACCGGCTGGACGTGCCGGTGAAGCGCTCGCTGTCCAACGGCCCCGGCCTGACCGCGGTCCGTATGGACACCAGCCACGGCCCGATCGTCCTCGACCGTGCGGACGGCGCCCTGGCGACGCTGTCCATCGAGGGCCAGCCGGACCGTGCGGTGGCGCTCAAGCGGCGGGAGACGGCCGAGCTGATCGCGGAGGAGCTGCGGCGCCTCGACCCGGACGACACGTACGCGTCCGCGCTGCGGTTCGGGGTGGAGAAGCTGAATCCGGCTCCGGTGCCCGCTGTCGTCGAGGAAGCACCCGCTCCCCCGAAGAAGACGGCCGTCAAGCGCGCCCCGGCCAAGAAGGCGGCGGCGAAGTGA
- the zwf gene encoding glucose-6-phosphate dehydrogenase, translating to MSSSNPLRDPADRRLPRIAGPSGLVIFGVTGDLSRKKLMPAVYDLANRGLLPPGFSLVGFARREWEHEDFAAEVHDAVKAHARTPFREEVWQQLIQGMRFVQGTFDDDDAFERLRGTIEELDKAQGTGGNFAFYLSVPPRSFPVVIQQLKKHGLADQSSGSWRRAVIEKPFGHDLKSAEDLNKVVHEVFGSDQVFRIDHYLGKETVQNILALRFANQMFEPIWNRSYVDHVQITMAEDIGIGGRAGYYDGIGAARDVIQNHLLQLMALTAMEEPSSFDADALAAEKTKVLGAVRLPKDLGRDTVRGQYAEGWQGGEQAVGYLQEEGIDAKSKTDTYAAIKLEVDNRRWAGVPFYLRTGKRLGRRVTEIAVVFQRAPHSPFDSTATEELGQNAIVIRVQPDEGITVRFGSKVPGTSMEIRDVSMDFAYGESFTESSPEAYERLILDVLLGDSNLFPRTEEVELSWKILDPIEQYWDKHGKPAQYPSGTWGPVEADEMLAREGRSWRRP from the coding sequence TTGTCGAGCAGCAACCCGCTGCGTGACCCCGCCGACCGACGGCTCCCGCGTATCGCGGGGCCGTCGGGCCTGGTCATCTTCGGCGTCACGGGCGATTTGTCCCGGAAGAAGCTCATGCCCGCCGTGTACGACCTCGCGAACCGGGGTCTGTTGCCGCCGGGCTTCTCACTGGTCGGCTTCGCACGCCGCGAGTGGGAGCACGAGGACTTCGCCGCCGAGGTCCACGACGCCGTCAAGGCGCACGCCCGTACGCCGTTCCGTGAGGAGGTCTGGCAGCAGCTCATCCAGGGGATGCGCTTCGTCCAGGGCACCTTCGACGACGACGACGCGTTCGAGCGGCTGCGCGGCACCATCGAGGAGCTCGACAAGGCACAGGGCACGGGCGGCAACTTCGCCTTCTATCTGTCGGTGCCGCCGCGCTCCTTCCCGGTGGTCATCCAGCAGCTGAAGAAGCACGGCCTCGCCGACCAGTCCTCCGGTTCCTGGCGGCGCGCGGTCATCGAGAAGCCGTTCGGCCACGACCTGAAGTCGGCCGAGGACCTCAACAAGGTCGTCCACGAGGTCTTCGGCTCGGACCAGGTCTTCCGCATCGACCACTATCTGGGCAAGGAGACCGTCCAGAACATCCTGGCGCTCCGCTTCGCCAACCAGATGTTCGAGCCGATCTGGAACCGGTCCTACGTGGACCACGTGCAGATCACGATGGCCGAGGACATCGGCATCGGCGGTCGCGCGGGCTACTACGACGGCATCGGCGCGGCCCGTGACGTCATCCAGAACCACCTCCTCCAGCTCATGGCGCTCACCGCCATGGAGGAGCCGTCCTCCTTCGACGCGGACGCGCTGGCCGCCGAGAAGACCAAGGTGCTCGGCGCGGTACGGCTGCCGAAGGACCTGGGCCGGGACACCGTCCGCGGTCAGTACGCCGAGGGCTGGCAGGGTGGCGAGCAGGCGGTCGGTTACCTCCAGGAGGAGGGCATCGACGCCAAGTCGAAGACCGACACGTACGCCGCGATCAAGCTGGAGGTCGACAACCGCCGCTGGGCGGGCGTCCCCTTCTATCTGCGCACCGGCAAGCGGCTCGGCCGCCGGGTCACGGAGATCGCGGTCGTCTTCCAGCGGGCCCCGCACTCCCCCTTCGACTCCACGGCCACCGAGGAACTCGGGCAGAACGCGATCGTCATCCGCGTCCAGCCGGACGAGGGCATCACGGTCCGCTTCGGCTCCAAGGTCCCCGGTACGTCCATGGAGATCCGGGACGTGTCGATGGACTTCGCGTACGGCGAGTCCTTCACGGAGTCCTCGCCCGAGGCGTACGAGCGGCTGATCCTCGATGTGCTGCTCGGCGACTCGAACCTCTTCCCGCGCACGGAGGAGGTCGAGCTGTCCTGGAAGATCCTCGACCCGATCGAGCAGTACTGGGACAAGCACGGCAAGCCGGCCCAGTACCCGTCCGGCACCTGGGGGCCGGTCGAGGCGGACGAAATGCTCGCACGAGAGGGACGGAGCTGGCGCCGGCCATGA